The proteins below come from a single Streptomyces sp. M92 genomic window:
- the tilS gene encoding tRNA lysidine(34) synthetase TilS yields MGPHPAVAAIRLAVRRVLHDILTELNTTAGVPAATAAERMPERPPSPLVLVACSGGADSMALASALAFEAPRLGVRAGGVTVDHGLQSGSDLRAEEVVLRLRELGLDPVEATAVSVGRAGGPEAAARDARYAALDAAAARHEAAAVLLGHTRDDQAETVLLGLARGSGIRSLSGMAAVSGAGGRYRRPFLQVDRQTARKACMVQSLPVWDDPHNADPAYTRSRLRHEGLPALEKALGKGVVEALARTAQLSRDDADALDTWARQAEAGVRDASGVLECAKLYALPPAVRRRILRRAAIDAGAPAGALFARHIEEVDRLITGWRGQGAINLPGKVVARRQGGRLVIRQG; encoded by the coding sequence ATGGGTCCCCATCCTGCGGTCGCGGCGATACGCCTGGCGGTCCGCCGCGTCCTCCACGACATCCTCACCGAACTGAACACCACGGCCGGCGTACCCGCTGCGACGGCCGCCGAGCGCATGCCCGAGCGCCCGCCGTCGCCGCTCGTGCTCGTGGCCTGCTCCGGCGGCGCCGACTCCATGGCGCTCGCCTCCGCCCTCGCCTTCGAGGCCCCCCGCCTCGGCGTCCGCGCCGGCGGCGTCACCGTCGACCACGGCCTGCAGAGCGGCTCCGACCTGCGCGCCGAAGAGGTCGTCCTGCGCCTGCGCGAACTGGGCCTGGACCCCGTCGAGGCCACCGCCGTGAGCGTCGGCCGCGCGGGCGGGCCCGAAGCCGCCGCCCGCGACGCCCGTTATGCCGCCCTGGACGCCGCCGCCGCCCGCCACGAAGCCGCCGCCGTCCTGCTCGGCCACACCCGCGACGACCAGGCCGAGACCGTCCTGCTGGGCCTCGCCCGCGGCTCCGGCATCCGCTCCCTGTCGGGCATGGCCGCGGTCTCGGGGGCCGGCGGCCGTTACCGGCGTCCCTTCCTCCAGGTCGACCGGCAGACCGCCCGCAAGGCCTGCATGGTCCAGTCCCTGCCCGTCTGGGACGACCCGCACAACGCCGACCCGGCCTACACCCGCTCCCGGCTGCGTCACGAGGGTCTGCCCGCCCTGGAGAAGGCCCTCGGCAAGGGCGTCGTCGAGGCCCTCGCCCGTACGGCCCAGCTCTCCCGGGACGACGCCGACGCCCTCGACACCTGGGCCCGGCAGGCCGAGGCGGGCGTCCGCGACGCCTCCGGTGTGCTGGAGTGCGCCAAGCTCTACGCCCTGCCGCCCGCCGTACGCCGCCGGATCCTGCGCCGCGCCGCCATCGACGCCGGTGCTCCGGCCGGCGCCCTGTTCGCCCGCCACATCGAGGAAGTCGACCGGCTGATCACCGGCTGGCGCGGTCAGGGAGCCATCAACCTCCCCGGCAAAGTCGTCGCCCGGCGGCAGGGTGGCAGACTGGTGATTCGGCAAGGCTGA
- the folP gene encoding dihydropteroate synthase, producing MSKQTAHRHHLAGLTAWDRCAVMGVVNVTPDSFSDGGRFFDTTAAIKHGLDLVAEGADLVDVGGESTRPGATRVDEDEELRRVVPVVRGLASEGVTISVDTMRASVAAQALAAGAALVNDVSGGLADPRMIPVVADAGAPFVVMHWRGLLEGGNVRGTYADVVTEVVDELRARVEAVLDGGVAPDRVVVDPGLGFSKDAEHDLVLLAHLDRLHALGHPLLVAASRKRFLGRVLAGPDAAPPPARERDAATAAVSALAAHAGAWAVRVHEVRATADAVRVARAVEGAR from the coding sequence ATGAGCAAGCAGACCGCCCACCGCCACCACCTCGCGGGACTGACCGCATGGGACCGCTGCGCGGTCATGGGAGTCGTCAACGTGACCCCCGACTCCTTCTCCGACGGCGGTCGCTTCTTCGACACCACGGCAGCCATCAAGCACGGCCTCGACCTGGTGGCCGAGGGCGCCGACCTCGTGGACGTCGGCGGCGAGTCCACCCGCCCCGGGGCCACCCGCGTCGACGAGGACGAAGAGCTCCGCCGCGTCGTCCCGGTCGTGCGCGGACTGGCCTCCGAGGGCGTCACGATCTCCGTCGACACCATGCGCGCCTCCGTCGCCGCCCAGGCACTCGCCGCCGGCGCCGCCCTGGTCAACGACGTCAGCGGCGGCCTCGCCGACCCCCGCATGATCCCGGTCGTCGCCGACGCCGGCGCCCCCTTCGTCGTCATGCACTGGCGCGGCCTCCTGGAGGGCGGCAACGTCCGCGGCACCTACGCCGACGTCGTCACCGAGGTCGTCGACGAACTGCGCGCCCGCGTGGAGGCCGTCCTCGACGGCGGCGTCGCCCCCGACCGCGTCGTCGTCGACCCCGGTCTCGGCTTCTCCAAGGACGCCGAGCACGACCTCGTCCTCCTCGCCCACCTCGACCGCCTCCACGCCCTCGGCCATCCCCTCCTCGTCGCCGCCTCCCGCAAGCGCTTCCTCGGCCGGGTCCTGGCCGGCCCCGACGCCGCTCCGCCCCCCGCGCGGGAGCGCGACGCGGCCACCGCCGCCGTCTCCGCCCTCGCCGCACACGCCGGCGCGTGGGCCGTACGCGTGCACGAGGTCCGCGCCACCGCCGACGCCGTACGCGTCGCCCGCGCCGTCGAGGGAGCCCGGTGA
- a CDS encoding alpha/beta hydrolase, with the protein MGLTSDKVLALAVVSGVLLFAGTVWWWPRLGRRSVRAVLGRVGLLLGTQVAVFAAVGLAANQAFGFYGSWADLFGRVDGQGVVVDHSADGSGPVRVVGERRVTPAGGGRPEVAGQVQEIRIVGRTTRIASPAYVYLPPEYFQARHRARTFPAAVVLTGYPGTASALVDKLRYPRTAFDLVKAGRMRPMILVMLRPTVAPPRDTECVDVPGGPQTESFFAKDLPEAVSAHYRVGKGRGSWGVVGNSTGGYCALKLAMHHPEVFGAGAGLSAYYDAPSDPTTGDLFQGDQRVENRASLWWCVKNLPAPDTSLLVSSSRSGETNYKDTVKFIGLVKERKPTRISSIILESGGHNFNTWRREIPATLEWLSGRVGGRS; encoded by the coding sequence ATGGGTCTCACGAGCGACAAGGTGCTGGCGCTGGCGGTGGTGTCAGGCGTGCTGCTGTTCGCCGGCACGGTGTGGTGGTGGCCACGGCTGGGGCGGCGGAGTGTACGGGCCGTGCTGGGGCGGGTGGGGCTGCTGCTGGGCACTCAGGTGGCGGTGTTCGCGGCGGTGGGGCTGGCCGCCAACCAGGCCTTCGGGTTCTACGGGAGCTGGGCCGACCTGTTCGGGCGGGTGGACGGTCAGGGTGTGGTCGTGGACCACTCGGCGGATGGGAGCGGTCCGGTGCGGGTCGTGGGTGAACGGCGGGTGACGCCGGCGGGCGGGGGACGGCCGGAGGTTGCCGGGCAGGTGCAGGAGATACGGATCGTGGGCCGTACGACGCGGATCGCGTCGCCCGCGTACGTGTATCTGCCGCCCGAGTACTTCCAGGCACGGCACCGTGCGCGTACCTTTCCCGCCGCCGTCGTACTGACCGGCTATCCGGGGACCGCCTCGGCACTGGTGGACAAGCTCCGTTATCCGCGCACGGCGTTCGATCTGGTCAAGGCGGGGCGGATGCGGCCGATGATTCTGGTGATGCTGCGGCCCACCGTGGCGCCGCCGCGCGACACCGAGTGTGTGGACGTGCCGGGCGGCCCGCAGACGGAGTCCTTCTTCGCCAAGGACCTTCCCGAGGCCGTGAGCGCGCACTATCGCGTCGGCAAAGGGCGGGGGAGTTGGGGTGTCGTCGGCAACTCGACCGGAGGCTACTGCGCTCTGAAGCTCGCCATGCACCACCCCGAGGTGTTCGGGGCGGGGGCCGGACTGTCCGCCTACTACGACGCGCCCAGCGATCCCACCACGGGCGATCTCTTCCAGGGAGATCAGCGCGTCGAGAATCGGGCCAGTCTGTGGTGGTGCGTCAAGAACCTTCCGGCACCGGACACGTCATTGCTCGTCAGCAGTAGCCGGTCCGGTGAGACGAACTACAAGGACACGGTGAAGTTCATCGGTCTGGTGAAGGAACGGAAGCCGACGCGGATCTCGTCGATCATCCTGGAAAGCGGCGGGCACAACTTCAATACCTGGCGGCGCGAGATTCCCGCGACGCTGGAGTGGCTGAGCGGGCGGGTCGGCGGGCGGTCCTGA
- a CDS encoding DUF3180 domain-containing protein, which yields MKELRIRVLVGVFLVAGVLSWAGARLWNSLGSLPSVPLAAPVVLALIAVFLLATALSLRARLKAQRERVPGAKGVDPMLAARAVVFGQASALVAALVAGVYGGTAVFLLEYLDVPARRDQAVYAGFSVVAGIAVIAAALFLERVCRLPEDDDHQGTATAA from the coding sequence GTGAAAGAGTTGCGCATCAGGGTGCTGGTCGGCGTGTTCCTCGTCGCCGGCGTCCTGTCCTGGGCGGGCGCCCGCCTGTGGAACTCGCTCGGGAGCCTTCCGAGCGTCCCTCTGGCCGCCCCCGTCGTTCTCGCCCTGATCGCGGTGTTCCTGCTCGCCACCGCGCTCTCGCTGCGCGCCCGGCTGAAGGCCCAGCGGGAGCGTGTGCCGGGCGCCAAGGGCGTCGACCCGATGCTGGCGGCCCGCGCGGTCGTCTTCGGCCAGGCCAGCGCCCTGGTGGCCGCCCTGGTGGCGGGGGTGTACGGCGGCACGGCGGTCTTCCTGCTGGAGTACCTGGACGTCCCCGCCCGCCGCGACCAGGCCGTCTACGCCGGTTTCTCGGTGGTGGCGGGCATCGCCGTCATAGCGGCCGCCCTCTTCCTGGAGCGCGTCTGCCGCCTCCCGGAGGACGACGACCACCAGGGCACGGCCACGGCGGCCTGA
- a CDS encoding phosphatidylglycerol lysyltransferase domain-containing protein has protein sequence MSGRVPVESTGPRRVLRGPRPENVPLLVGRACALVGLLDIAAGVFPRFRHSRVHALAEVLPGSFGPFAAALSLSAGVLLLLLAHGLKRRKRRAWRAAVALLPLGAVAQFGYRHSLLGVLISLALLAPLLRHRDQFSALPDPRSRWRALANFVLMSAGSVILGLLVVSAHPHRVIGDPSLADRITHVLYGLFGVEGPVDYRGTTSWTVAFSLGALGLLTAVTTIYLALRPEHPAARLTEDDETRLRALLARHGGRDSLGHFALRRDKAVVFSPSGKAAVTYRVVSGVMLASGDPIGDVEAWPGAIERFMDEARAHSWTPAVMGCSETGGEVWTRETGLDALELGDEAVVDVANFSLTGRAMRNVRQMVKRIERAGYETRVRRAADLSDAELDRVRRAADAWRGTDTERGFSMALGRIGDPSDGDCLIATAHRQDTEPGEFGDLKAVLHFVPWGTDGASLDLMRRDRAADPGMNELLIVAALQAAPKLGIARVSLNFAMFRAALARGEKIGAGPVLRAWRGLLVFLSRWFQIESLYKFNAKFRPRWEPRFVVYRRSADLPRIGFAAMQAEGFVTLTPPRFLRRGTPTRRPCPHGVSERGVRAA, from the coding sequence ATGTCGGGCAGGGTTCCGGTCGAGTCCACCGGCCCACGACGAGTACTGCGCGGCCCCCGCCCGGAGAACGTCCCCCTCCTCGTCGGCCGCGCGTGCGCACTCGTGGGCCTCCTGGACATCGCCGCCGGCGTCTTCCCCCGCTTCCGGCACAGCCGCGTGCACGCCCTCGCCGAGGTCCTCCCCGGCTCCTTCGGCCCCTTCGCCGCGGCCCTCTCCCTCAGCGCCGGCGTCCTGCTCCTCCTGCTCGCCCACGGCCTCAAGCGCCGCAAGCGCCGGGCGTGGCGAGCGGCCGTGGCGCTGCTCCCCCTCGGCGCCGTCGCCCAGTTCGGCTACCGCCACTCCCTCCTCGGCGTACTCATCTCCCTCGCTCTGCTCGCCCCTCTCCTGCGCCACCGCGACCAGTTCTCGGCGCTCCCCGACCCCCGCAGCCGCTGGCGGGCGCTGGCCAACTTCGTCCTCATGTCCGCCGGTTCCGTGATCCTCGGCCTGCTCGTCGTCAGCGCCCACCCGCACCGCGTGATCGGCGACCCGAGTCTGGCCGACCGCATCACCCACGTGCTGTACGGCCTGTTCGGCGTCGAGGGCCCGGTCGACTACCGGGGCACCACCTCCTGGACGGTGGCCTTCTCCCTGGGCGCCCTCGGCCTGCTGACCGCCGTCACCACCATCTACCTGGCCCTCCGCCCCGAACACCCCGCGGCCCGCCTCACCGAGGACGACGAGACCCGCCTGCGCGCCCTCCTCGCCCGGCACGGCGGCCGCGACTCCCTCGGCCACTTCGCGCTGCGCCGCGACAAGGCGGTCGTCTTCTCCCCGAGCGGCAAGGCGGCCGTCACCTACCGCGTCGTCTCCGGTGTGATGCTGGCCAGCGGCGACCCGATCGGCGACGTGGAGGCGTGGCCGGGCGCCATCGAGCGCTTCATGGACGAGGCCCGCGCCCACTCCTGGACCCCGGCCGTCATGGGCTGCTCCGAGACCGGCGGCGAGGTCTGGACCCGCGAGACCGGGCTCGACGCCCTCGAACTCGGCGACGAGGCGGTGGTGGACGTGGCAAATTTCTCCCTCACCGGCCGCGCGATGCGCAACGTACGCCAGATGGTCAAGCGCATCGAGCGCGCCGGTTACGAGACCCGCGTACGACGCGCGGCTGACCTCTCCGACGCCGAACTGGACCGCGTCCGCCGCGCCGCGGACGCCTGGCGCGGCACGGACACCGAGCGCGGCTTCTCCATGGCCCTCGGCCGCATCGGCGACCCCTCCGACGGCGACTGCCTGATAGCGACGGCCCACCGGCAGGACACCGAGCCCGGCGAGTTCGGCGACCTCAAGGCGGTCCTGCACTTCGTGCCGTGGGGCACGGACGGGGCGTCCCTCGACCTCATGCGCCGCGACCGCGCGGCCGACCCCGGCATGAACGAGCTTTTGATCGTGGCCGCCCTCCAGGCCGCCCCGAAACTGGGCATCGCCCGGGTGTCCCTGAACTTCGCGATGTTCCGCGCGGCGCTCGCACGGGGCGAGAAGATCGGCGCGGGTCCGGTGCTCCGTGCCTGGCGAGGTCTGCTGGTGTTCCTCTCCCGCTGGTTCCAGATCGAGTCGCTGTACAAGTTCAACGCCAAGTTCCGCCCCCGCTGGGAGCCGCGCTTCGTCGTCTACCGCCGTTCCGCCGACCTCCCCCGCATCGGCTTCGCCGCGATGCAGGCCGAGGGCTTCGTCACACTGACCCCGCCGCGTTTCCTGCGCCGGGGTACGCCGACGCGGCGGCCGTGTCCGCACGGCGTGTCGGAGCGGGGGGTGCGGGCGGCGTAG
- the hpt gene encoding hypoxanthine phosphoribosyltransferase: MGADLEKVLITKEEIDAKLAELASKIDAEYAGKDLLIVGVLKGAVMVMADLARTLSTPVTMDWMAVSSYGAGTQSSGVVRILKDLDTDIKGKHVLIVEDIIDSGLTLSWLISNLGSREPASLKVCTLLRKPDAAKVAIDVEWVGFDIPNEFVVGYGLDYAEKYRNLPFVGTLAPHVYGG, translated from the coding sequence ATGGGTGCCGACCTCGAGAAGGTACTCATCACCAAGGAAGAGATCGACGCGAAGCTGGCCGAGCTGGCCTCGAAGATCGACGCGGAGTACGCGGGCAAGGACCTGCTCATCGTCGGCGTGCTCAAGGGCGCCGTGATGGTCATGGCCGACCTCGCGCGCACGCTGTCCACCCCCGTCACGATGGACTGGATGGCGGTGTCCTCGTACGGCGCGGGCACCCAGTCCTCCGGCGTGGTGCGGATCCTCAAGGACCTCGACACCGACATCAAGGGCAAGCACGTCCTGATCGTCGAGGACATCATCGACTCCGGCCTGACCCTGTCCTGGCTGATCTCCAACCTCGGCTCGCGCGAGCCCGCCTCCCTCAAGGTGTGCACGCTGCTGCGCAAGCCCGACGCCGCGAAGGTCGCCATCGACGTGGAGTGGGTCGGCTTCGACATCCCCAACGAGTTCGTCGTGGGCTACGGCCTCGACTATGCCGAGAAGTACCGCAACCTGCCGTTCGTCGGTACGCTCGCGCCCCACGTCTACGGCGGCTGA
- the ftsH gene encoding ATP-dependent zinc metalloprotease FtsH: MDVKRYFRGPIMWIVLAVLAVVVLMQVVGSSGGYKTVDTGQVVQAINDNRVESAKLTTGDEQKIQIQLKDGEEVEGSSKVQASYIGDQGETLASTLQNKYQDKQIPDGYTVSPSKQNPFVGILITLLPFVLIIVIALFLMNQMQGGGSRVMNFGKSKAKLITKDTPKTTFSDVAGSDEAVEELHEIKEFLQEPAKFQAVGAKIPKGVLLYGPPGTGKTLLARAVAGEAGVPFYSISGSDFVEMFVGVGASRVRDLFEQAKANAPAIVFVDEIDAVGRHRGAGLGGGHDEREQTLNQLLVEMDGFDVKGGVILIAATNRPDILDPALLRPGRFDRQIAVDRPDMQGRLEILKVHQKGKPVAPDVDLSAVARRTPGMTGADLANVLNEAALLTARSDQKLIDNHMLDEAIDRVVAGPQKRTRIMSDKEKKITAYHEGGHALVAAASPNSDPVHKITILSRGRALGYTMVLPDEDKYSTTRNEMLDQLAYMLGGRAAEELVFHDPTTGAANDIEKATGLARAMVTQYGMTDRLGAIKFGGDNSEPFLGREMAHQRDYSEEVAALVDEEVKKLIETAHNEAWEILVENRDVLDNLVLALLEKETLGKEEIAEIFSQIVKRPSRPAWTGSSRRTPSTRPPVLSPKELALTNGTNGASAAISTAKSATPEPAPAPERAPEDRPES, encoded by the coding sequence ATGGACGTGAAGCGATACTTCCGTGGGCCAATCATGTGGATCGTGCTGGCCGTCCTTGCCGTGGTCGTGTTGATGCAGGTCGTCGGCTCGTCCGGCGGCTACAAGACGGTGGACACGGGCCAGGTCGTCCAGGCGATCAACGACAACAGGGTCGAGTCGGCCAAGCTGACCACCGGCGACGAGCAGAAGATCCAGATTCAGCTCAAGGACGGCGAAGAGGTCGAGGGCAGCTCGAAGGTCCAGGCGAGCTACATCGGCGACCAGGGCGAGACGCTCGCCAGCACCCTGCAGAACAAGTACCAGGACAAGCAGATCCCCGACGGCTACACGGTGTCGCCGTCGAAGCAGAACCCGTTCGTCGGGATCCTGATCACCCTGCTTCCCTTCGTCCTCATCATCGTCATCGCCCTGTTCCTGATGAATCAGATGCAGGGTGGCGGCTCCCGGGTCATGAACTTCGGCAAGTCCAAGGCCAAGCTCATCACCAAGGACACTCCCAAGACGACGTTCTCCGACGTCGCCGGGTCCGACGAGGCCGTCGAGGAACTCCACGAGATCAAGGAGTTCCTGCAGGAGCCGGCCAAGTTCCAGGCCGTCGGCGCCAAGATCCCCAAGGGCGTGCTGCTGTACGGCCCGCCCGGTACCGGCAAGACCCTGCTCGCGCGGGCCGTCGCGGGCGAGGCGGGCGTGCCCTTCTACTCGATCTCCGGTTCCGACTTCGTCGAGATGTTCGTCGGTGTCGGTGCCTCCCGGGTCCGCGACCTGTTCGAGCAGGCCAAGGCGAACGCCCCGGCGATCGTCTTCGTCGACGAGATCGACGCGGTCGGCCGCCACCGCGGCGCCGGCCTCGGCGGCGGTCACGACGAGCGCGAGCAGACCCTGAACCAGCTGCTCGTCGAGATGGACGGCTTCGACGTCAAGGGCGGCGTGATCCTCATCGCCGCGACGAACCGGCCCGACATCCTCGACCCGGCGCTGCTGCGCCCCGGTCGTTTCGACCGGCAGATCGCCGTCGACCGTCCGGACATGCAGGGCCGTCTGGAGATCCTCAAGGTCCACCAGAAGGGCAAGCCGGTCGCCCCGGACGTCGACCTGTCGGCCGTCGCCCGCCGTACGCCCGGCATGACCGGTGCCGATCTGGCCAACGTGCTGAACGAGGCCGCCCTGCTGACGGCCCGCAGCGACCAGAAGCTGATCGACAACCACATGCTGGACGAGGCGATCGACCGTGTGGTCGCGGGCCCGCAGAAGCGGACCCGGATCATGTCGGACAAGGAGAAGAAGATCACCGCGTACCACGAGGGCGGTCACGCCCTGGTCGCGGCGGCCTCGCCGAACTCCGACCCGGTACACAAGATCACCATCCTGTCCAGAGGCCGGGCCCTGGGCTACACGATGGTGCTCCCGGACGAGGACAAGTACTCGACCACGCGCAACGAGATGCTCGACCAGCTCGCCTACATGCTGGGCGGCCGCGCGGCCGAGGAGCTTGTCTTCCACGACCCGACGACGGGCGCGGCCAACGACATCGAGAAGGCCACCGGCCTCGCTCGGGCGATGGTCACGCAGTACGGCATGACCGATCGCCTCGGCGCGATCAAGTTCGGCGGCGACAACAGCGAGCCGTTCCTCGGGCGTGAGATGGCCCACCAGCGCGACTATTCGGAAGAGGTCGCCGCGCTGGTCGACGAGGAGGTCAAGAAGCTCATCGAGACGGCGCACAACGAGGCCTGGGAGATCCTGGTCGAGAACCGCGACGTCCTCGACAACCTCGTCCTCGCGCTGCTGGAGAAGGAGACGCTGGGCAAGGAGGAGATCGCCGAGATCTTCTCCCAGATCGTCAAGCGCCCGTCCCGGCCCGCCTGGACCGGCTCCTCGCGCCGTACGCCGTCGACCCGTCCGCCGGTGCTCTCCCCCAAGGAGCTCGCCCTGACGAACGGAACCAACGGCGCGTCGGCGGCGATCTCCACGGCCAAGAGCGCCACGCCGGAGCCGGCCCCGGCACCGGAACGAGCCCCGGAGGACCGTCCGGAGAGCTGA
- the folB gene encoding dihydroneopterin aldolase, which translates to MDRVALRGLKARGHHGVFPKEREDGQTFLVDIVLGLDTRPAAADDDLAKTVHYGIVAEEVVAVVEGEPVNLVETLAERIAQVCLKHEGVEEVEVCVHKPDAPITVPFDDVTVTIIRSRV; encoded by the coding sequence GTGGATCGTGTCGCGCTGCGCGGCCTGAAGGCCCGCGGGCACCACGGTGTGTTCCCCAAGGAGCGCGAGGACGGCCAGACCTTCCTCGTGGACATCGTCCTTGGCCTGGACACCCGACCGGCCGCGGCCGACGACGACCTGGCGAAGACCGTGCACTACGGCATCGTGGCCGAGGAGGTCGTGGCCGTCGTCGAGGGCGAGCCCGTCAACCTCGTCGAGACACTCGCCGAGCGCATCGCCCAGGTCTGTCTGAAGCACGAAGGGGTCGAGGAGGTCGAGGTCTGCGTCCACAAGCCGGACGCACCGATCACCGTCCCCTTCGACGACGTGACCGTCACCATCATCCGGAGCCGTGTATGA
- the folK gene encoding 2-amino-4-hydroxy-6-hydroxymethyldihydropteridine diphosphokinase, whose product MSAPFTKGPSDPTVQPVPASVIEQVDAADTTLSNPKRAVVALGANLGNRLETLQGAIDALEDTPGVRVKGVSPVYETEPWGVDPDSQPSYFNAVVILKTTLPPSSLLERAHAVEEAFHRVRDERWGPRTLDVDIVAYADVVSDDPQLTLPHPRAHERAFVLAPWHDVDPEAQLPGHGAVADLLDTVTREGVAPRADLELRLPE is encoded by the coding sequence ATGAGCGCCCCCTTCACCAAGGGTCCCAGCGACCCGACCGTACAGCCGGTGCCCGCCTCCGTCATCGAGCAGGTCGACGCGGCCGACACCACGCTGTCCAACCCCAAGCGCGCCGTGGTCGCCCTGGGCGCCAACCTCGGCAACCGCCTGGAGACCCTCCAGGGGGCGATCGACGCCCTGGAGGACACCCCCGGCGTGCGCGTCAAGGGGGTCTCGCCGGTGTACGAGACGGAACCCTGGGGCGTCGACCCGGACAGCCAGCCGTCGTACTTCAACGCGGTCGTGATCCTCAAGACCACCCTGCCCCCGTCCTCCCTGCTGGAGCGGGCGCACGCGGTCGAGGAGGCCTTCCACCGGGTCCGCGACGAGCGCTGGGGCCCGCGCACCCTCGACGTCGACATCGTCGCCTACGCGGACGTCGTCTCCGACGACCCGCAGCTCACCCTCCCCCACCCGCGCGCCCACGAACGCGCCTTCGTCCTCGCCCCCTGGCACGACGTGGACCCGGAGGCTCAGCTGCCGGGACACGGCGCGGTCGCCGATCTCCTGGACACCGTCACCCGGGAGGGCGTCGCGCCCCGCGCCGACCTGGAACTCCGGCTGCCCGAGTAG
- the folE gene encoding GTP cyclohydrolase I FolE, with translation MTDPVTLDGEGQIGEFDEKRAENAVRELLMAVGEDPDREGLRETPARVARAYREIFAGLWQQPEDVLTTTFDLGHDEMVLVKDIEVFSTCEHHLVPFRGVAHVGYIPSTNGKITGLSKLARLVDVYARRPQVQERLTTQIADSLMKILEPQGVIVVVECEHMCMSMRGIRKPGAKTLTSAVRGQLRDVATRNEAMSLIMAR, from the coding sequence ATGACCGACCCCGTGACGCTGGACGGCGAGGGCCAGATCGGCGAGTTCGACGAGAAGCGGGCCGAGAACGCCGTACGCGAACTGCTGATGGCGGTCGGCGAGGACCCGGACCGCGAGGGGCTGAGGGAGACGCCGGCGCGGGTGGCGCGGGCGTACAGGGAGATATTCGCGGGACTGTGGCAGCAGCCCGAGGATGTGCTGACGACGACGTTCGACCTCGGGCACGACGAGATGGTCCTGGTGAAGGACATCGAGGTGTTCAGTACGTGCGAACACCATCTCGTCCCGTTCCGCGGGGTGGCGCACGTCGGCTACATCCCGTCGACCAACGGCAAGATCACCGGCCTGTCCAAGCTGGCCCGCCTGGTGGACGTCTACGCCCGTCGGCCCCAGGTGCAGGAACGTCTCACCACGCAGATCGCCGACTCCCTGATGAAGATCCTGGAGCCGCAGGGCGTGATCGTCGTCGTGGAGTGCGAGCACATGTGCATGTCGATGCGCGGCATCCGCAAGCCCGGGGCGAAGACCCTGACGTCGGCGGTGCGCGGGCAGCTGCGCGACGTCGCCACGCGCAACGAGGCGATGAGCCTGATCATGGCTCGCTGA
- a CDS encoding nuclear transport factor 2 family protein — translation MNAPHIDVEQVEAANTAFYEALEQGDFEKVSEAWLTPSDLGVDESYHDPADAGVVSCVHPGWPVLTGRGEVLRSYALIMANTDYIQFFLTDVHVSVTGDTALVTCTENILSGGPAPEGDDELGPLVGQLVVATNTYRRTPAGWKLWSHHASPVLAETGTEDEDDEGPGNPPLTGPGEP, via the coding sequence GTGAACGCCCCGCACATCGACGTCGAGCAGGTCGAGGCGGCCAACACCGCCTTCTACGAGGCACTCGAACAGGGCGACTTCGAGAAGGTCTCCGAGGCCTGGCTCACTCCGTCCGACCTGGGCGTCGACGAGTCGTACCACGACCCGGCCGACGCCGGCGTGGTCTCCTGCGTACACCCCGGCTGGCCGGTCCTCACCGGCCGCGGCGAGGTCCTGCGCTCCTACGCCCTGATCATGGCGAACACCGACTACATCCAGTTCTTCCTCACCGACGTGCACGTCTCCGTGACCGGCGACACCGCCCTGGTGACCTGCACCGAGAACATCCTCAGCGGCGGCCCCGCACCCGAGGGCGACGACGAGCTCGGCCCGCTCGTCGGCCAGCTCGTGGTCGCCACCAACACGTACCGGCGCACGCCCGCCGGCTGGAAGCTCTGGTCGCACCACGCCTCCCCGGTACTCGCCGAGACCGGAACTGAGGACGAGGACGACGAAGGCCCCGGAAACCCACCCCTGACCGGTCCGGGTGAACCCTGA